ATATTAATTGTTTATATATTTTTTTAATTGATTTTTCAAATAATTATATTAAAGTTGTAATAGATAATATTAGTTAGCATGATTGAAAAAATAGAGATTACTCAGAGATTTAATTTCAAGCGCCTCAATCGCCATTATGAATGTTTTACAATTGATTTTCTGGCCAATATGGCATACTATAAAATTTCAGAGAGGGGCAGCGGCGACAAGTTTTTGGATGAAAACAGCCTATGCGACGATTCATGGATAGATATTTTGGTGGATTTGAGACGCAATATGACCAGCGAAATAAGAAAATTTAAAGATAAAGATGCTGGTGATTTTTTAAGCCATTTCAATGATTTGAAGCTGTTTGAAAATTATCAGTCTGAAAAGTTCTCCTATTTTGAAAAGATAGAGATGATTTACTCATGCATTGTGATAATCTATTCCTCCGATGGCTATGAAGAATATTCGTTTAAGAATAACTTTCCTCCAAATTGGATTGAATTCGGCAAGCTTCTGTGTGACTTCTTTGGCTTTGACGTACTGCATCTCAACCATCAAAAGGCATTGGCCACTCCATTGTATCATGACATCAGAAGGGATGGAGTCTATCTGGACGGAGTTAAGCTTGATGTAAAATGCATAGAATTCGGTCATTATCGCTGTTATCCTTATGAACTGCCAAATCCAAGACTGATTATTAATTTTGAAAGGGGTACGATTGACGGATATATTGAAGGGGAACTTACTACCTCTGTTCGAGAGTTGATTTTAAATCTTCTTGAAAAGTATCATGTTTACATGTGGAGCCAGAATGAATATCATCTTAAGTCAAATGCATATGATCCTGATGATTTGGAAGGTTATGACTGGTATCTTGAGATTGTCTTCAATGGCGATGTAATCTGGCACATATTCGGATATAATGACTATCCCGACACTTACGTTTTCCTTGCAAGGGAAATAATGGACATTACCGGAATGGATTTGCTTGAAATGAATACCATCGACGATGACAATCTTAAATTATTTGAAAAATATGGAAATGATAAATTAGAGTGATTTTTTCATTAATTATTTATATTTAAAAAAAGATATTTATTACTATTATATTAATTTAATTTTTATAGGGATAACATGGCAGACGTATCATCAAAAGAATTATATGAATTTAAAAAAACCTTAAAAGAGTTATCAAATAAAAGAGGTAGAGGTACAGAGCTTGTTTCCGTTTATATTCCACCAACTAAACAATTAAGTGATGTTGGTAAGCACATGAGAGATGAAATGGGTCAGAGTGCTAACATTAAGAGTAAACAAACAAGAAAAAATGTACAATCTGCAATTGCTGTAATTTTAGAAAGTATCAAGTTATACAGACAGCCTCCTGAAAACGGGCTGGTTCTTTTTGTTGGAATGATTCCAAAAGGAGGTCCAGGTACTGAAAAGATGGAAAAATACATTATTGAACCTCCTGAACCGGTTACAACCTATTGGTACAAATGTAACAACGAATTTTTCGTTGAACCTTTGGAATATATGATTGAAGAGCGTGATGTTTATGGTGTTGCTGTTATTGACAGAAACGAAGCAACCTACGCTACACTAAAAGGTAAAAAAGAAACCATTTTAGGTCATTTGACCAGTGGTGTTCCTGGAAAACACAAAGCCGGGGGACAATCACAAAGAAGGTTCGACCGTGTAATTGAAGATTTGGCTCACCAGTTCTTGAAACGTATTGGGGACCATATGAACGAAGCATTCCTTCCTTTGAAAGATGACTTGAAAGGAATCATTATCGGAGGGCCTGGTTTTACCAAGAAGGATTTCTATGATGGGGAATACTTACATTATGAACTTAAGGAAAAGGTAATAACTATTGTCGATACTTCCTACACTGGTGATGAGGGTATCCGTGAAGTAATTGCCAAATCTGCTGA
This genomic window from uncultured Methanobrevibacter sp. contains:
- the prf1 gene encoding peptide chain release factor aRF-1 translates to MADVSSKELYEFKKTLKELSNKRGRGTELVSVYIPPTKQLSDVGKHMRDEMGQSANIKSKQTRKNVQSAIAVILESIKLYRQPPENGLVLFVGMIPKGGPGTEKMEKYIIEPPEPVTTYWYKCNNEFFVEPLEYMIEERDVYGVAVIDRNEATYATLKGKKETILGHLTSGVPGKHKAGGQSQRRFDRVIEDLAHQFLKRIGDHMNEAFLPLKDDLKGIIIGGPGFTKKDFYDGEYLHYELKEKVITIVDTSYTGDEGIREVIAKSADDLENLDVMHEKKLVQRFIKELTKDKGLCSYGENEVRNNLIMGAVDILLLSEDLTSMRKVLTCPSCGTQKEVTVKNQSEADGLKEKCPNCGETLKEESSMDLADDFIEKAEEMNTDVEFISTETEEGMQLFRAFGGIAAILRYYVEY